A window of Methanothrix sp. genomic DNA:
TAAATTAACAATACAATTCTAATTTTAGAATTTTAAAATTGTTGGGCTGAACCCTCAAAAGTGAGAGTTTGTTAATGCTGTGTTGGATAAATTATGAAAAATCCGCAACCAGAAGACGATTCCAGGAACGCGTAGAGAATAGATCAGAATCGACATCTGGAGACGTTATCTCGAAGGGTTATCCAGCACAGCAGTTTGTTAAGATAAATCGTATTTTATAAATTTATGGTGAGATGCTTTCTTAGCCGCGACTAAGGCGATCTGCTAACTGCATCCCAGATACTGACTGCTGGCAACAAATCGCTTATATCTCATGAGCAATATCTGCCATTGAGGTGTGAGTCATGGTACGATGGAGCGCTGATCGGGGCCTGCAGGCGAGGATGCTTCTGACGATGTTCCTGCTCGCAGCTGTGTACCTGATATTCATCAACGTCATAATGGCCATGGGTGTTGGTATACAGGGTGTCGTCCTGATAATGGGCATATTCCTCTTCATCCAGTACTTCTACTCTGACAAGATAGCCCTGGCCAGTGTCGGCGCGCGGATCGTCTCTGAGAGCGAGGCTCCGGAGCTTCACGAGCTTGTGGGCAGGCTCTGCGCCATAGCAGGTCTCCCAAAGCCCAGGATAGCGGTCGTCCGCACAGATATACCCAATGCATTCGCCACCGGCCGGAGCCAGTCAAGCTCAGTGGTCGCAGTCACCACCGGTCTTCTCAGAAGGCTTGATAAAAGCGAGCTGGAGGCTGTTCTCGCACACGAGCTATCACACATCAAAAACAGAGATGTGGCGGTGATGACGATCGCGAGCTTCCTCTCGACAGTGGCATCTGTGATAGTCCAGAACATATTCTTCCTAGGCGACAGGCGTGACCGGGAGTCGGGCAGCCTCGTCGCGGTGTGGCTTGTCTCTCTGATAGTGTGGATCGTGAGCTTCATACTCATAAGAGCGCTATCCAGGTACAGGGAGTTCTCTGCTGACAGGGGCGCAGCGATAATCACAGGAAGACCATCGGCTCTTGTATCTGCCCTCATGAAGATCAGCGGAACCATGGCCAGGATTCCGAGAGAGGATCTCAGGAGGGTCGAGGGTATGAACGCGTTCTTCATAATTCCCACGGGCGCAATAGCGAACCTGCTGTCAACACATCCACCAATCGAGGCTAGAATAGCGGCTCTCGAGCGCCTTGAGAGGGAGATCCTCTGATGGGATTCCTGGACTTTCTTCTGGGCTCCACAAGGCTGCCACAGCCTAGGTCTGAGAGGCTCTTCGCCATAGCCACAGCAAGAATCACGCTCGAGGCGAAGCTGGGGCTGAAGCCAACCGGAAGCGCAGCGATCTGCGTAAAGCCCCTGGAGTCATCGGCTTACGAGCGCACACGCGCCGAGATCGAGGACCTGCTCAAGCTGGGATCGAGAGAGGCTGGCACTGCATACCGCCTTGAGAATGACAGCTACGGCTACCTGTGGGTTGTGCTCAAGGATCCGGATTTCGAGGATCTCGTCTCTGGAATCCACATGGTCGCCAGGAGCCTCACAGACAGCGGCCTCGGACAGCAGCTTCTGTGCGCTGTGTACCCGTTTTCTGATGGATACAAGGTCTACTGGATATTCAGCTTCAAGCTGGGCGCATACTATCCGTTCGTCCCATCCGGTGCATCCGGCCGGGATGGCGCGCTGGAGCTAAGGCTGAGGTCTGTTATGGCCGAAGAGCTTCCCATAGAAAAGGATGTGGAGCGGTGGTATCCCATATGGGAGATGCCGCTCTAATCCTCGATAAGACCCTGACCTCTGAATATGCCCCTCGCCTCCTCGAACGTCAGATCCGGAGGCGGGAGTATCAGATCGGATTTTACGATCTCCGTTGCGTCCAGCGGCTCGCACCGCTCCCTGACCAGCGAGACCATCCGGAGCAGCTCGTTCCGGAACCCCTCTCTGTCGCCCTTCTCCACAAGCTCCACGATGCGGTTGTCTATGGCGTTAAGATCCTCGATGATGGTGTCAGGCGCCCTGTACTGGCCCTCGCCCATGATCCTGATGATCATTTCGTCTCACCCCTGAGCCTGGCCAGCTCCGCCTCCACAGCGCTTGATGTCTTCACCTTAGAGAGCTCGCGATCCAGTGCATCCCCGCCTGTGTAGTCCTCGAGGACCCCCTTTTCCAGGAGATCGTCGAGAGCTGCAGCGCGGGCCTTCATCCCCTCGGTCTTCTCCTCAGCGCGCTGTATTGCAAGGCCGACGTCCGCGAGCTCCTCGCTTATGCCAGTCACAGACTCGGTCACCTTCACCTGTGCCTCCGCAGCTGAGTACTGCGCCTTTATCGCCTCCTTCCTTGCGCGAAGCGTCTCTATCTTCGTCGAGAGGCGCGTCTCTACAGCGATGAGCTTCTGCTCCTCGCGGTCCAGCTCAGCGATCTGCGAATCCAGGATCTCGATCTGGTTCTGCAGGGATACCTTTCTCTCAAGCGCCTGCCTTGCGAGATCCTCCCTTCCGGAGCTCAGGGCGTCGCGCGCCTTCCCTTCGAGCTGCTCCGCGCTCTGCGCAAGCCTGGCGCGCTGGAGCTCCAGGCGCTTCTTTGATGTGGCGACCTCTGCGATGCCCCTCTTGACGTTCTGGAGCAGCTCGAGCTGCTTTTCATAGGAGTAATCCAGCACCTCTCTCGGATCCTCCATCCTGTCCATTATCCTGCTCATCTTCGATTTAACAATCGTTCCCATCCGATCTAAAAGACCCATTCAAATCATCCTCTCTGAGCATGCATCACTCATATCTCACAGCCCGGGCGCGTCTCGAAGGGAAAACGTTATAAGCTGGACGCTCTATCAGACACCACGTTCGCGGGCTCGTAGCTTAGCCTGGCGGAGCGCACGGCTGATAACCGTGAGGTCACGCGTTCGAATCGCGTCGGGCCCATTCTTTTCATCTTTTTGCTATATCGCCCTCTATGATGGTGTTCATCACGTAATCAAACTCTATGCGGTCGCACCATCCGGCCTTCTCGAATATCCCCATGAAGCAAACGCCCATGACGCTTTTGTGAGGGATTCTGCTGAGAAGTTGCTTCATCTCCTCGATGCTGACGCCGATCTTCGGCATCGCCATTCCACCAAGGACGACGAGGACATCCGCATCAGGGGAGCATCTGTCTCCCAGCTCCATTCCGTACTCGGTGGCTATGACCCTGCGCGTCCTGTCCGCGCTCAGCCCGGGCACGAATGCCAGCCTCTTCTCCCTCACAGGATATCCAAGGAAGAGCGCAAACGGCGTGCAGAATCCAGGAGAGCCTATGAACGTGATGCTCTCGTACTCCTTCACCATGTCCCTGAAGCCATTCAGCATTCCACCAAGCCCTTTGACATCCTGTACCTTCTCCATACTCGAGACCTCACGTTAATATGTCATCCAATATTAGTATTATATGTCTCCCCTGCAATGCCAGCGGCGCCATAGCGCTGAATCACATATCGTCTCCGCTGTCAGCAAGTCATCTAAAAACAGTATCGGCAATCGACTAGATAAATGATTCTGGGTCGTGTACTAAGAGCATCGAACCCAGCGGCATGTGGTATCGCAGTATTTGTGATCTGTTGTGCCAGTGAATGCCGATTTCTGAAATTCCATTCATTGATTCGGATACACGACCCGATCCTGCAATGCATCAGGGTTCCAGGGCACTTGTGCAATGTGCTTGAGACGGCTGGCTGTTTTGAGACTGGATCTACCTATGATCTATCAGCTCTCCTCTTTCGCATCCCACACGTTGTCCTTGCCATCATCCTGCATGCTGATCTCGTTGTCTTTGATGTTGTTCCTCATGAAGGTGTTCCTGCTTCCGGTGCAGTGGATTCCGTACTTGTTGCCCTGCGCTACGTTGTCTGTGATCGTGTTGTTGTTCGAGAGGACATTTATGCCGGCGTTCCCGCATCCGCATTTCCCGGAGTTCGTGACCTTAAAACCACTCAGAGTCACATTGTCTGCGCTTATCGTTATTGCGCTGCCGATACCCTCTGCGTCTATCACGGGCATCCCCCCACCGGTGTCCAATCCGATAAGCGTCAGGCTCTTCGAGATGTACACATGCTCGAAGTATATCCCGCTGTGGACCTCGATGGTGTCTCCAGCATGCGCAGCGTTAATCGCCTCCTGCACGCTCGAGAAATCGCATCCCTCTCCGCATACTGTCACTGCCGTGGCAGGAAGCGAGGCGAAGGTGATAACGTACACGATCATGATGCACAAATGCAGCTTCATGCCATCACATCTCCAGCATGCACAACAAGCTTTATGTCTTAAAAGCATTTGGAGAAGAGAGCGACTTAGGGGAATTGTATGCGACTTTCGATGGAGTTGGAGCTGCAGGACGTGCCGGGGCAACTGCTCCTAGCACTGCAACCCATAAAGGATGCAAGAGGGAACATAATCAGCGTTGTGCACCACAGGGACAGGAAGACACCCAGGGGCACAGTGCCTGTGAGGCTCATCGTTGAGATGGACAGATCGAAGCTGGATGGCGTCAAAAGAGAGCTGGAGAAGAGCGGGATCGTCGTTGTGCGCGCAGGTGAGGAGCGGTTCATAGAGGAGGTCTCGGTGATACTTGTCGGCCATGTTCTCGACAGCGATCTCGGCGATACTGTTAGCAGGATCGACTCGACAGGGTATGCAGAGGTCATGGACCTCTCCCTCTCCATGCCTGGCGTTGATGAGCCATCCTCGGCGTACATGAAGATCAGGGCCACAGGAAAGGAGGAGATGCAGAGGGCTCTGAAGATCCTGCGTGATGTTGGAGCTCAGAAGAAGCTGCTCGTGATAGAGCCGGTGGAGGACGATCTATGAGAGAGGTCAGGATCTCGCTGATCGGCTACGGTGTCGTCGGTCACGGAGTTGTTGATGTCATCGGCAGGAAGCGCAAGATGCTCAGGGAGCTGGGACTGGATCTTAAGATCGTGAGCATCACAGATCACACAGGCACGCTGATTGAGGAGGATGGGATATCTGGGGAGAAGGTTCTCGCCCATAAGACCCTTCAGGAGATCGCGAACTCTGAGATGAGCGCGAAGGAGACCATAAGATCCGTGAACTCAGAGCTGGTGGTGGAGGTCACGCCGACGAACATAGTTCATGGACAGCCTGGCCTGGGCCACATGGAGGAGGCCCTCTCCAACGGAAAGCACGTGGTCACCTCAAACAAAGGCCCTCTTGTTGTTGCATACAATAAGCTGAAGCGTCTTGCCGATGATAACGGGGTGATGCTCAAGTTCGAGGCGACCGTCGGCGGCACCATGCCCCTGATCAATCTCATAGAGAGAACGCTCGTCGGGAACACCATTCTGGGGATACGCGGCATATTCAACGGCACATGCAACTACATCCTCACAAGGATGGCCGATGAGCAGTATCCGTTCAGCAGGGCCCTGGCTGAGGCGCAGGAGCTTGGATATGCTGAGGCAGATCCAACATACGATATAGAGGGCGTCGATACCGCTGCAAAGATAGTCATACTGGCTAACGCGATATTCAACATGAACGTTAAGTACAGCGATGTCCAGGTGAGGGGCATAACAGAGATCACGCCTGAGGCCCTTGCGCTTGCGAAGAAGCACGGCTATGTAATAAAGCTGATCGGCGAGGTGCCGGCGCTGACGGTCAGGCCGATGCTCGTGCCCATAAAAAGCCCGCTCGCTGTTGGCTCCACTCTAAACGCAGCTGCAATCTACACAGACCTCTCAGGGACGATAACGGTCACGGGTCTCGGGGCTGGGGGTGTGGAGACCGCAGCTGCGATACTGAGCGATATTGTGAGCATCTACAGGACAAAGCGGGTGGATGCGATATTCTGATGACAGGCTTCGCGAGATTCGCAGAGCTCTGCGAGCGGATATCACAGACATCAGGCTCCCTGGAGAAGACGGACATACTCGCCTCCTTTCTCTCAGATCTGGAGCCAGATGATCTGAGGATCGTGGCCGGCTTCGTCATGGGAGTCGTCATACCAAACACAGAGCTCGGCGTGGGCCCGAGCCTCCTCTACGAATCCATATGCAGGGCCACGGGTCTGAGCACAGAAGCGATAAAAGAGCTTCTCAGGACCACCGGAGATCCCGGGCTCGTCGCGTACAGAGCTGTTGAGAGGAGAAAACCGCTCACGCTTGCGGCCTTCTCCGGAAGTGATGGTCTGGATATAAAAGATGTATATCAGAGGTTTCTCTCGATAGCAAGGGCCTCCGGCAGGGGCAGCCAGGACATCAGGGTGAAGAACCTCCAGTACCTCTTCAGCGAGGCATCGCCGCTGGAGGCGAAGTATATAGCCAGACTTGCGATGGAGGACATGAGGATAGGCGTCGGCGAGGGTCTGGTACGGGATGCGGTAGCAAAGGCATTTGGAGCATCAAAGGATGATGTGGAGAGGGCGTACAACCTGACGAATGATCTCGGGCTGGTCGCAGAGCACGCGAAGCTCGGAAGGCTGAACGAGCTGGGCATAAGCATAAACCGCCCGATCAAGATGATGCTCGCACAGATCGGCGAGAGCATCGAGGCGTCGCTCGCAGAGGGCGCGACTGCTGTGGAATGGAAGTTCGATGGCGCCCGGGTCCAGATCCACAAGGATGGCGGAAACGTGAGAATATTTTCCAGAAGGCTGGAGGACGTCACATCATCCCTGCCCGAGATACGGGAGATCGTTAGAGACCATGTCAGGGCGAAAACAGCAATCCTCGATGGGGAGGCTGTGGCAACAGGCGAGGACGGGAGGCCGCTTCCGTTCCAGGAGATCCTGAGGAGGTTCCGCAGGAAGTATGGGGTCGCAAGTACAGCGAAGAGGATACCCCTGAGCCTGCACCTCTTCGACATAATTTATGTGGACGGGGTGAGCCTTCTGGATAAACCTCTGGAGGAGAGGCGTGGGGTTCTTGTCAGCGTGGCGGATCCTGAGATCATCGCTGAGCAGGTTGTGACGAACGATGTCTCAAGGGTGGAGGAGATCTACAGGGAGGCGCTTGCAGCCGGGCATGAGGGCGTGATGCTCAAGAATCCCGCATCTGTTTACTCTCCGGGGAAGAGGGGCAAGAACTGGCTCAAGATAAAGCCGCTTATGGAATCCCTGGATCTCATTGTGATCGGGGCTAGGTGGGGGGAGGGGAAGAGGGCGAACCTTCTCGGATCCTACAGGCTCGCGTGCATCGACCCTGATACAGGGGAGCTGAAGGACGTCGGCTGGGTCGCAACAGGGATCACGGATGAGATGCTCGCGGAGCTCACCGAGATGTTCCGGGAGCTGATAGTCAAGGAGAGCGGGATGGAGGTGGAGGTCCATCCGCAGATCGTATTCGAGGTCGGATACGAGGAGATCCAGAGGAGCCCGAACTACTCATCGGGCTACGCCCTGCGTTTCCCCAGGCTTATTGCGGTGAGGGATGACAAATCACCATCTGAGGCTGATACGCTGGAGAGGATCAGCGAGATATACCGGCTTCAGAGGGGCAGATCAAAAAAGTGAGGAGCTTTTAAAATGATCGTGAAGAAGCTGAACGAGCTGAGTTCAGAGGACCTGAAGGTTCTCCTTTCGAGAGAGATCGGAATACAGGACGTCCTGCAGAGGGTCAATGACATAGTGATGGACGTCGCAGAGAACGGCGATGAGGCTCTCAGGAGATACACGGAGCAGTTTGACGGGGTGCGAATCGAGAGCTTCAGGGTCTCAGAGGATGAGATTGAGGAAGCATACGATGCTGTTGATGAGTCCGTTCTCAATGCTCTTGAGATCGCAGCTCAGAACATCTATGCATTCCACGATGAGGAGCGCACAAAGGATCTCTGGCTCTACCAGGTCGCGCCCGGGGTCGTAGCAGGTCAGAAGGTCGTGCCGCTGGAGAGCGTCGGAGCTTACGTTCCCGGCGGTAGAGCCGCATATCCCAGCTCTGCGCTGATGTGCGTTATTCCCGCAAAGGTCGCGGGCGTTGAGAGGGTGGTCGTGTGCACGCCTCCGGACAGATCCGGCAGGATCGCCCCGCTAACGCTTGCAGCCGCGGATATCGCCGGAGCAGATGAGATCTACAAGCTTGGGGGAGCTCAGGCGATAGCCGCCATGGCGATAGGCACCGAGAGCATCGAGCGGGTTGAGAAGATAGTCGGGCCCGGTAACGTTTACGTCACCGCAGCGAAGATGCTCGTGAGGGGTAGCGTCGAGATAGATTTCCCAGCAGGCCCCTCAGAGGTTCTGATCGTAGCGGATTCATCTGCTGATCCTGAGTTCATAGCAGCGGACATGATCGCCCAGGCAGAGCACGATCCGTCATCCATAGCGGTCGTGGTCACGACCAGCGAGCCGTTGATGAGGGCGGTCGAGGCCGAGATCTCATCTCAGATGGAGAGGGCGGAGCGGAGGGACATAGTCCAGGCGAGCCTGGAGCGGTGTGCCATTCTCTTCGCAGAGAGCATGGACGATGCGATGGCGTTCTCGAATGCCTTCGCGCCGGAGCATCTGGAGCTGATGGTCAGGGATCCGCTGGATGCTCTGAACATGGTCAGAAGCGCTGGGTCTGTGTTTCTCGGGCACTACACTCCAGTCGCAGCTGGTGATTATGCAACAGGGACGAACCATGTGCTCCCCACAGCCGGCTATGCGAAGATCTTCTCAGGCCTGAACATAGATGCGTTCACGAAGAAGATATCCATACAGAGCATGACCGCTGATGGGCTTGAATCACTTGCTGATGCCATAATAAAGATGGCCGAGTCCGAGGGGCTGAGGGCACACGCGGAATCGGTGCGGATCCGGATGAGGAGATGATTGGCACCCGGGGCGGTGTTCTCTGGTGAGGCTCGCAGAGCCAGGCGGAAGCTCCATCGATCATGGGGCTGCGCTCAGTGCGTTCCGCTCTCCCCATCGAGGGGGCCTGCGTCCTCGAATCCCTGCCTCTGGCCTGTGCCCGCCATCCTGGTCAGCTCCTCCGGCCTGAAGAGCAGCCTGACCGCGTTCAGCGCGTGCTCCGCCGCCCTTTTCTCAGCAAGCCTGACCAGAGCGCGCTCGTCCTCAGCCTCGTCCTCATGTACGAAAACCTCTATGATATGCCTGTTCGTCATGAGCTGGGCCATTATAAGGCCTGTCGATGCCTCATGAGCGCAGACCTTGTCGATGGGCGCAGCGCCGGGCATACCCAGTGCGATGACAATGTCGCACCTGTGCTCCTCGATGAGCCGCTTTGCAGCCACGGGGAGATCCTTCACGCCCGGAACAGTGTACCTTACTATCTCCACGGACGCGTGCTTCTTTATCTCGCGAATCGCGGCCCTGGCCATGTCATACCTGGCAAATGTGGTATCTGCTATACCTATGCGTTTCATGGTGTGAGCTCCTGTACGGTGTTCTGCGGGCTTTCACACATTGCTGGCTCACTGCCTGGGTGTGTGGTGCCAGACAATGCTCTTGCGGGGAAGTTTATTCCCATGCAGGCAATTGATGATACGGTATTTATAGGCATAATACATTTGGACATCATAAATCAAGATCAGCACAAACCGCATACTGGAGACGCATTTTCATGAGCCTTTCATCAGTTGGCACCAGTCTGAAATCGCTCTGCGATTCGATGTCTGATAACGTCGCCTCTGCGGTGAGCAGCATAGCCGGAACATCGGGCGCCGGCTCACACATAAAGATTGGAGCTGATGGGACACCCACAAAGGCGATAGATCAGATCGCGGAGGAGGCGGCGCTCTCTCCTCTCAGGAAGTTCGGCAGCGGATTCAGGGTTCTGAGCGAGGAGATGGGGGAGAGCGTCATCGGAGAGGATCCAGCGTACTTCATCCATCTCGACCCGCTCGATGGCACATTCAACGCGATACACGGGATCCCATTTTACGCAGTTTCCATCTTCATAAGCGATGGCACAACGCATCTGGCATACGTGCGCGACCTTGTCAGGGGAACCAGGTACTACGCGGAGCCCGGGAGCGGAGCGTACCGTGAGGATTCTGCAGTGGATCGGATAAAGGTGTCAGGAACCTCAAGCCTCAGGGACTTCAGCATCTCCGCTTACACGATGCGGCCGAGGACATCTAGGATCGTGGGCGTTGGAGATGTTGTGAGAAGGATGAGAAACCTGGGGGCTGCATCGCTCGAGCTCTGTTACGTCGCAGACGGGAGGCTGGACGCCTTCATCGACCTCCGCGGCTCTCTCAGGGTCGTCGATGTGATCGCCGGGATCCTCATAGTAGAGGAGGCAGGGGGCACGGTCACAGATTCTCTCGGAGAGAAGCTCCACCTCAGCAGGAATATGTGGGAGAGGACGGACCTGATAGCTTCAAATGGTCTCATGCACAGAGAGATACTGAAGCTCGTAGAGGGTGGTACCCATTAGAATAGGCTTTGTCTCCAGGAACGATGCTGAATCGATAAGACTTGCAGGATCTCTCATAGACCACTTCAGGGACAGGGCTGAGATCTTCGTCGAGCCGGAGCTCGCAGAGCATCTGGGACTGAAGGGCACGCCGGTAGGGGAAATGGATGTTGATTTCATAGTTTCCATAGGCGGTGACGGTACGATCCTCAGGACGATACACAAGATGGAGGATCCCAGGCCGGTTCTCGGCATAAATATGGGTACTGTGGGGTTTCTCGTCGATGTCGAGCCTAAGGATGCGGTCAGGACCATAGAGCATCTGCTTCTCGGTTTTGAGGTTGATGAGAGGACCAGGATCGAGACACTGCTGCGGGGTGAGAGGCTCCCGCCAGCAACGAACGAGGTCGCGCTCATAACATCCAGTCCCGCGAAGATGCTCGATTTCGAGATAAAGGTCAACGGCTCTCCCCTTGAGAGGCTTCGCGCAGACGGCATGATATTCGCGACATCCACCGGATCCACAGCATATGCGATGTCTGCGGGCGGGCCCATAGTGGATCCGCATCTGGATGCGATAGTCCTGGTGCCCGTGGCTCCATTCAAGCTGTCAGCCCGGCCCTGGGTGATCCGCGGGGACAGCGTGATAGAGGTCGACCTGAAGCTCCCCGGAAAGGAGGCGCTGGTTGTGGTCGACGGACAGACGATGGCCACGGTCACGCACGGTGATGAGATAGTCATGCGGAGAGCTGAGAGGCCGGCGCGGTTCGTGAAGGCCAGCAGAGATGGGTTCTACGAGAAGGTAAAGGCAAAGCTCGTCTGAACAGCGATCGCAGTGTTAAAGAAGTGAGGTATGCGCGAAGCTGGAGATCCATTCATCTCTTAAACACAAAATCATGCCCATGCGCTTTTATGTTGTGAAGCTCGGCGGAAGTCTGATCGGATGCGCGAAGGAAATTGTCCGGAGGCTCTGCATTCTCGCTGAGAGCGGGTACGGTTTTCTGGTGGTTCCAGGAGGCGGCCCTATGGCGGATCTTGTGAGGGAGCTCTACGCCAGGGGCATGGTGAGCGACGAAGCTGCCCACTGGATGGCGGTTCTCGCGATGGAGGAGTACGCCTATCTCCTGGCAGACGGGACCGGCGCTGAGCTCGTGGATGATCCATCTCCATCGCAGGGTCTGCGGATCCTGAGGCCGTACAGGTATCTACTTGAGGACGACCGGGGGCTGGAGCACAGCTGGGACTACACATCAGACTCCATCGCTGCTCTTGTTGCATGCCGGCTAGGCTCGGACATGATAAAGGTGACAGATGTCGATGGGGTTCTGATTTCAGGGAAGCTTGTGCCTTATGTGAGAGCATCTGAGCTCATGGGGTTTCTTAGCTGCATGGATCAGGGCTCTCTGAGGATAATCGACTCCTGTGGGATAAGATGCTTCGTTCTCAACGGATCCTCTCCCGATGAACTCATCGCGATGGTGGAGGAGCTGCCTGAGAGGTGCCGCGGGACTGTGATCTGTAGCAGGTCGCTGGAGTGTTGCTGAGATCCTCCCGAGCGTTCTGCGAATCTCATATCAGGGAATCATGAGATTGGAGAGGCCCATCTCCGCGAATTATCGAAGAGCGGGATTGAGTCAAGTGGTGGATCGTCATTCTACGCCAATCCGATAACAGGATGAGCCACTGGAGAGCAGATCGTTGAGGCATGACAGAATCGCATGACAGAACCTGCACCAAATGGCATGAAATCATGATTCCATGCATCAGCGCGAACGATCGCCCTTCAGTGAGCGCACGGCGAATGCATTTTCCCGGCTTTTTGAGCGTGTGCGATCCAGATCGCAAAGTTTATAGCAGGACGTCAAGAAGGAGTGACCGGAGAAGCATGAAAGACGTACCAGAGAAGTGTATATCGTGCGGTGTTACCCTGCTTGGCACCGGAGGCGTCAGATTTCCA
This region includes:
- a CDS encoding uridylate kinase — encoded protein: MPMRFYVVKLGGSLIGCAKEIVRRLCILAESGYGFLVVPGGGPMADLVRELYARGMVSDEAAHWMAVLAMEEYAYLLADGTGAELVDDPSPSQGLRILRPYRYLLEDDRGLEHSWDYTSDSIAALVACRLGSDMIKVTDVDGVLISGKLVPYVRASELMGFLSCMDQGSLRIIDSCGIRCFVLNGSSPDELIAMVEELPERCRGTVICSRSLECC